The Alteribacter populi genomic sequence GGATGATATTAAAGGGAATGTTGTATTTATTCACCAATTTGCCGAAGAAGTCATACCTGGAGGAGCTAAGTTTATGATCGAGGATGGCTGTTTGGATGGTGTTGATGTTGTTTATGGAGCTCATGTTTCCTCTATTCATCCACTTGGGAGTGTTGGTGTAAGAGAAGGAGATATGATGGCATGCGGGGATACTTTCGAAATTGAAATTTCTGGAATTGGTGGGCACGCGGCAACTCCGCATTTGACTGTAGACCCTATTGTTTTAGGGAGCCAGACGATTGTTAACTTGCAACAGATTGTTAGTCGTAAAGTGGACCCACTAAAACCCGCAGTCGTTTCTGTTGCTGCATTTAATAGTGGGACAGGGTTTAATGTCATCCCTGATAAAGCTAGGATCACCGGAACCGTTCGAACTTTTGATGAAGATGTTCGGGACATGATCGAATCTTTAATGGAAGAAATTGTGGTGTCTACGTGCAAAGGAAGTGGAGCGGAGGCTACCTTTAACTATGTTCGAGGGTACCCAGCAGTAAAGAATGATTCATTAGAGACAAAAAGGATCGAAACCATTGCAAAAAACTTGTTCGGAGAGGAAAAGGTACTCCAAATGAACCCTCAAATGGGGATGGAGGATTTTGCGTATTATGTACAAAAAGTTCCTGGTACGTTCTTTTGGGTTGGCGGAGGAAACAATACTTTGGGAGAGGCGTACCCGCATCATAATCCTAAGTTTAATGTAGATGAACAATCGATGGTGGACATTGGAAAGTTATTCGTTTCAGCCGTTTTTGATTATCTTGGAGAAGAATGAAGTAACTAAAGTGAATGTCCGCACAAACATTTACATGTATTGAGGGGGAAGAACGTTGGATGAAGTTTTGCAAGCAGCCCAAAGTTTACCGGTATGGATTTTTGCTGCAATCGTTGTAGCGATCGTTATTTTTCAGGCGATTATATTTCTCATTGTCTCTGTTAAAACGGCTCCTGAGATTGGAATGTCTTCTGAAGAGACAAAGAGAGCTTTTCGAACCGGCGTCATTAGTAGTTTAGGGCCTTCTTTCGGAATTGCGATTGTTATTATTTCCTTAATTACTATCCTTGGTGCTCCTTTTACGCTAATGAGAATTGGCATTATAGGATCAGCACCAACGGAATTAACGGCCGCAGGGGTCGGTGCAAATGCTTTTGGGACTGAATTGGGGGCAGATGGCTTTAATCTCCAAGCCTTTACAACAGTTGTTTGGACGATGTGTCTTGGTGGAACAGGGTGGTTAATTTTTGCTGCTTTATTTACAAAATCACTCGGTAACACTCAAACAAAAGTTGTAAAGAAAAATCCTAAAATAATGGTTATTATCTCCACAGCGGCGATGTTAGGTGCCTTCGCTTATCTAGCCAGTCAACAAATGGTTCAAGGATATAGTCATGCCATTGCTGCCATTGTTTCGGGATTATCTATGATGGCGTTATTAACCTTTGCGAATAAAAAAGGGATCAAGTGGTTATCTGAATGGGCGTTAGGTATTGCGTTAATTATCGGTATGACCATAGGCCATTTTACAACATTATTTTAAAGAGGCAAGGAGGGATTGTTGAATGTCAGTACGAAAAGAAGTGGAATCAACAGGAGTTGATGAAGAACAGTCATCCAGTATGGAAACCTTTCATGATAAATCGCACTTTTGGGGACGATTAACGCTTTGGATGGTAGTCGTTGCATCTTTATTGCCACCGTTATACTTTTCTTTTATTTTGGATGCGCATCCTGGCTGGGGAGCGATTATTGGCGGACTCATTGGATATGCATCCTTTATCGGAATTATGTGGTTTTTAGAACCTATTACGTTTTATCCAACTTTGGGACGTTCCGGAACGTATCTGGCCTTTTTAACTGGAAACATTGCGAATATGTGTCTACCTTGTTCTGCATCTGCTCAAGAATCCGTTGGTGCTGAACCAGGGTCCAGGAAGGCTGAAATTGCTGGAACCTTGGGGATAACTGCTGCTTCGTTAGTTAATATTTTAGTCATTATCGCAGTTGTTTTCAGTGGTTCCTATATTATTATGATTCTCCCGGAACCTGTTGAACAAGCACTAAATTTAATACTTCCAGCTATTTATGGAGGCGTTCTGGGACAGTTTGCTCTTAAGAAACCTTTATATGGGTTAATTGCTATCACTTTAGGTATGGCTATCTTATTTGCCCCTATTTATAGTTTGATAAAAATTGTTTTGTGTGTAGTTAGTACGGTTGCTGTTTGTCTCTACCTTGAAAAATTAAAAGAATCAAAGGCGAGACATGAATAGGTTTCACAGAAAAAAATCTATAGAGGGTATACATAGGGAGGTCAACATGCGAATTAATGAAGATCGTCTTAAAAATCATTTTGAAGAACTAAGTCAAATAGGTAAGCTTGGAGATACAGGAGTATGTCGCCCCACCTTATCAACTGTTGAGAAGGAAGCATTTGAACTCGTGTTTACTTGGATGGAAGAAGCAGGGATGAAGTGTCGGATTGATCATTTTGGTAATTTAATAGGACGTAAGGAAGGAAAAGACCCCAATGCACCTGTATTAATGGTTGGTTCCCACTTAGATTCACAGCCCTATGGTGGGAGGTTCGATGGTGTAGCTGGTGTACTTAGTGGGATTGAAGCTGTAGCGACATTAACTGAAAATGAGTTTGTTCCTGATCGTCCTATTGAAGTTGTCTCCTTTTGTGATGAAGAAGGTTGGCGTTTTGGCAAGGGGCTTTTCGGTTCTAGAGGAATCCTAGGAATGTTAGATGAAGGAGAGCTTTTGAATAAAGATAAAGACGGTGTCACAAGAGAACAAGCATTACGTCACTTTGGGTGTGATCCGGATCGATCATTTGAATCGATTTATCCTCATGGTAGTATTCATTCCTTTCTAGAGCTTCATATCGAACAAGGCCCTTTATTACAAGAAAAGAATCAGCCCGTTGGTATTGTAACCGGAATTGCAGGCCCATTATGGCTAACTGTAAAAATAAAGGGGTATTCAGGACATGCGGGAACTGTACCGATGACGATGCGTCAGGATGCGCTTGTTGGTGCATCAGAAATTGTAGCTTTATTTCATGAAATCATGAAGCAGGATCCTCAGGGATCAACAGTTGGCACGGTAGGTTCACTAAGTGTTTTCCCTGATTCGCGTAATAGTATTCCAGAAGAAGTCGTGTTTACAATAGACTTACGGGATATTGATCTAGAGCGCCGGAATCATTATGAAAACCAGCTAAGAGAATGTGTTGCAAATGTTGCTGAAAAACACCAACTGTCTTATGAAATATTAGAAGATCAAAATAGTGAACCCAGTTTTTGTGATGAATGGATTAAAGACGCGATTCGCAAAGAATGTCAACAAGCCGGTCTCCATGCTCCTGAAATGATGAGTGGTGCCTTCCATGATGCTTTAATTATCTCAAATACATGTGACTATGGAATGATCTTTGTCAGGTGCAAAGATGGCATTAGTCATAACCCAGCTGAATATGCATCGTACGAGGATTTAGCTATAGGTGCGGACGTTCTATATGGCACTGTTTTGAAAATGATGAAATGAAAAGAAGTTTAATCATAACCATGGTCTATGTTGGCTATGTTCACACAAAGTAGCTGATCAAAACATTTGTGCGAAAAGCTAACGGGTTTACTTCAGAGGTGCAAACAAGTCATACATAAGCCAATACGCATGGATTTTCACATTTCACATGCGCTTTTTACGGTTATATCAAGGGTTATCTGTATATTATCAATAAAATCGCATTACATATCACACCCCTTTACTTAGGAATGGAAATAAATAATTCCATCTTGTGAGTTTTCTGCGACTTAATATGTGAATTGTTATGATAAACAAAGATATTGGCTATTTATGTTAAATGGTATTAGAGAAAATACAGAGCTTGTTTAAAGATGTACTTATAGAAGGGGAGGTCTCTGAATAAAACAAAAGGAGAGTACGTTGACTCATATTAAAAATATAGGACGTTTTTGTCTGACGGATGATAATGGATATATACTAAATGATTCAAGTTTAAAGAAGATTCAACCTGAATTTTTCGCGATGGTAGAAGAGGTAACAGAATATTATCAAACTCATTTGGGGTTAGACTTACATAGCGTATATATAAGGGGATCAGTTCCTCGTGGATTGGGTATAAATAGCGTTTCAGACTTAGATACAATAGCCATTACGAATAAAGAGACTAATGACATAGACTTGAAATGGGCAGACAAGGCTGAACAAGAATTGAATAGTAAATACAATTGTGTAAATGGAGTGGAATTTAGTTTCTATTACATTGAAGATGTTTTAGAAACCGTTAATTTTTCAATCATACCGTTTATGATTAAGACCCATAGTGTATGTGTATTTGGGGAAGATTTAAACGTGCATTTACCTAATTATAAAGCAGATAAAACACTTGGCAACGAACATCTTGTCAACCTAAGGAATCAAATTGAACGAGCAAAAGAA encodes the following:
- a CDS encoding M20 metallopeptidase family protein → MVKNLFTRLEEVYPEMVEFRRDLHMYPELSHQEVNTPKKIAEFLSNLGLEVRTGVGEKGVVGYLKGGKPGKTVALRADFDALPIQEENDVEYKSRVPGVMHACGHDIHTSALLGVAKALSEVRDDIKGNVVFIHQFAEEVIPGGAKFMIEDGCLDGVDVVYGAHVSSIHPLGSVGVREGDMMACGDTFEIEISGIGGHAATPHLTVDPIVLGSQTIVNLQQIVSRKVDPLKPAVVSVAAFNSGTGFNVIPDKARITGTVRTFDEDVRDMIESLMEEIVVSTCKGSGAEATFNYVRGYPAVKNDSLETKRIETIAKNLFGEEKVLQMNPQMGMEDFAYYVQKVPGTFFWVGGGNNTLGEAYPHHNPKFNVDEQSMVDIGKLFVSAVFDYLGEE
- a CDS encoding DUF5058 family protein; the protein is MDEVLQAAQSLPVWIFAAIVVAIVIFQAIIFLIVSVKTAPEIGMSSEETKRAFRTGVISSLGPSFGIAIVIISLITILGAPFTLMRIGIIGSAPTELTAAGVGANAFGTELGADGFNLQAFTTVVWTMCLGGTGWLIFAALFTKSLGNTQTKVVKKNPKIMVIISTAAMLGAFAYLASQQMVQGYSHAIAAIVSGLSMMALLTFANKKGIKWLSEWALGIALIIGMTIGHFTTLF
- a CDS encoding small-conductance mechanosensitive channel is translated as MSVRKEVESTGVDEEQSSSMETFHDKSHFWGRLTLWMVVVASLLPPLYFSFILDAHPGWGAIIGGLIGYASFIGIMWFLEPITFYPTLGRSGTYLAFLTGNIANMCLPCSASAQESVGAEPGSRKAEIAGTLGITAASLVNILVIIAVVFSGSYIIMILPEPVEQALNLILPAIYGGVLGQFALKKPLYGLIAITLGMAILFAPIYSLIKIVLCVVSTVAVCLYLEKLKESKARHE
- a CDS encoding M20 family metallo-hydrolase, with protein sequence MRINEDRLKNHFEELSQIGKLGDTGVCRPTLSTVEKEAFELVFTWMEEAGMKCRIDHFGNLIGRKEGKDPNAPVLMVGSHLDSQPYGGRFDGVAGVLSGIEAVATLTENEFVPDRPIEVVSFCDEEGWRFGKGLFGSRGILGMLDEGELLNKDKDGVTREQALRHFGCDPDRSFESIYPHGSIHSFLELHIEQGPLLQEKNQPVGIVTGIAGPLWLTVKIKGYSGHAGTVPMTMRQDALVGASEIVALFHEIMKQDPQGSTVGTVGSLSVFPDSRNSIPEEVVFTIDLRDIDLERRNHYENQLRECVANVAEKHQLSYEILEDQNSEPSFCDEWIKDAIRKECQQAGLHAPEMMSGAFHDALIISNTCDYGMIFVRCKDGISHNPAEYASYEDLAIGADVLYGTVLKMMK
- a CDS encoding nucleotidyltransferase; this encodes MTHIKNIGRFCLTDDNGYILNDSSLKKIQPEFFAMVEEVTEYYQTHLGLDLHSVYIRGSVPRGLGINSVSDLDTIAITNKETNDIDLKWADKAEQELNSKYNCVNGVEFSFYYIEDVLETVNFSIIPFMIKTHSVCVFGEDLNVHLPNYKADKTLGNEHLVNLRNQIERAKEDLYDNDDIEDILDCCGWIMKIIVRAGLALVIEKENKYTRDLFPAFEIFSKYYPEKESEMKQAVKYAINPIENANEIKDFLDDMGGWMVSESEKWLQVHNPKKVSNMNL